Proteins from a genomic interval of Musa acuminata AAA Group cultivar baxijiao chromosome BXJ1-9, Cavendish_Baxijiao_AAA, whole genome shotgun sequence:
- the LOC103997022 gene encoding pathogen-related protein gives MAVEGDKYRSYLVGEGEKDTHWRHGAPPTYDLVNKLFEEGRTTEWPKGSLEETVQNAIKTWEMELSHKTRLGDFKSISPAKFKFFVNGRKGLTGEETLALGSYNALLQTSLPPEFQYYKADAETFESSHDVFQMAFPRGFAWEVLRVYSGPPAIAFKYRHWGYMEGPYKGHAPTGELVEFTGVAVLKVDEQLRAEEVEIYYDPGELFAGLLKGEVISGVDSVDTTASKLQPCPFLKGDP, from the exons ATGGCCGTCGAGGGCGACAAATACAGATCTTACCTGGTCGGAGAGGGAGAGAAGGACACCCACTGGAGACACGGCGCCCCTCCCACCTACGATCTCGTTAACAAGCTCTTCGAAGAAGGAAGAACCACG GAGTGGCCCAAAGGGTCTCTGGAGGAGACGGTGCAGAACGCCATAAAGACATGGGAGATGGAGCTGTCGCACAAGACGCGGCTGGGGGACTTCAAGTCCATCAGCCCCGCCAAGTTCAAGTTCTTCGTCAACGGGAGGAAGGGGCTGACGGGGGAGGAGACGCTGGCGCTGGGGAGCTACAACGCCTTGCTCCAGACCTCCCTGCCGCCGGAGTTCCAGTACTACAAGGCCGACGCCGAGACCTTCGAGTCGTCACACGATGTGTTCCAGATGGCGTTCCCTCGTGGGTTCGCATGGGAGGTGCTCCGCGTGTACTCGGGGCCTCCGGCCATCGCGTTCAAGTACAGGCACTGGGGCTACATGGAGGGCCCTTACAAAGGTCATGCTCCCACCGGGGAGCTCGTTGAGTTCACCGGTGTGGCTGTTCTCAAG GTGGACGAACAGTTGAGGGCGGAAGAGGTGGAGATCTATTACGACCCCGGCGAGCTGTTCGCAGGCCTTCTCAAGGGAGAGGTGATCTCCGGTGTTGATTCTGTGGACACCACAGCTTCGAAGCTTCAACCATGTCCTTTTCTCAAGGGCGATCCGTAA